One genomic window of Corynebacterium pseudotuberculosis includes the following:
- a CDS encoding uracil-DNA glycosylase, which produces MSNTASNNGAAHNSSSPRHQQPLPVHPSWIEPLAPVEERIHAMGDFLREEIRTGRGYLPAGSDVLRAFSYPFDEVKVLIVGQDPYPTPGHAMGLSFSTQPGVRPLPRSLSNIFKELSQDLGIPAPTDGDLTPWSRQGVALFNRVLSVQPGKAGSHRGRGWEEVTEVAIRALAARNTPLVAILWGRDAQATKAFLGNTPCIMSPHPSPLSASRGFFGSRPFSRTNSLLQDLGVSGIDWRL; this is translated from the coding sequence ATGAGCAACACAGCATCGAACAACGGTGCAGCACACAATTCTTCCTCCCCGCGCCATCAGCAACCTTTACCAGTCCATCCATCGTGGATAGAACCGTTGGCCCCGGTAGAAGAACGCATCCACGCCATGGGAGATTTTCTCCGAGAGGAAATAAGAACAGGCAGGGGTTACTTGCCCGCAGGCTCGGACGTGCTACGTGCTTTTAGCTATCCCTTTGATGAGGTCAAAGTTCTCATTGTCGGCCAAGACCCATATCCCACCCCAGGTCACGCGATGGGACTGTCCTTTTCCACTCAGCCCGGGGTTCGTCCGTTGCCCAGGAGCCTCAGCAATATTTTTAAAGAGCTATCGCAAGACCTAGGTATCCCGGCTCCAACTGATGGCGACCTTACCCCCTGGTCACGTCAAGGAGTTGCACTATTTAACCGGGTACTTAGCGTTCAACCGGGTAAAGCAGGCTCTCACCGAGGACGCGGTTGGGAAGAAGTTACTGAGGTGGCCATCAGAGCCCTCGCCGCAAGAAACACCCCTTTAGTCGCCATCCTATGGGGCCGAGATGCACAAGCAACCAAAGCATTCCTGGGAAATACCCCCTGCATTATGTCTCCACACCCATCACCGCTATCTGCCTCGAGAGGATTCTTTGGTTCCCGTCCATTTAGCAGGACAAACAGTTTGCTCCAAGACCTCGGAGTCTCTGGCATCGATTGGCGCTTGTAA
- a CDS encoding thiamine-phosphate kinase, protein MKEHLNPTLAEVGERAAINVIVAHAPSSRNGDDAAVLGHASANSRAVVTTDMLVQDRHFRLDWSTPAEIGRKAITQNFADIEAMGARPVAALLAISAPAYTRLNFVSELARGISSRVKDYSAELVGGDITDGEAIVIAVTAVGQLGGSLPELSLDRARPGHTLIASGGIGESAAGYALLKRFGRTNIPEKFLPLVTAHCATIVPEGRGFVARSAGVSSLTDNSDGLIVDLRNMARKSGVSMDLDPEAIAPTPLMLEAAELLDADPWQWVLGGGEDHTLMGTTAGAPPTGFRAIGSVGRRLFHVGHDHGQVLVGGKSPAYDDGWVSF, encoded by the coding sequence GTGAAAGAACATCTGAATCCGACGCTTGCAGAGGTAGGAGAGCGCGCCGCGATCAACGTTATCGTTGCACACGCCCCCAGCTCCCGTAACGGCGACGATGCCGCAGTACTTGGTCATGCTTCCGCGAATTCCCGGGCAGTAGTGACCACAGACATGCTGGTTCAGGACCGTCATTTCCGCCTCGACTGGTCTACGCCGGCAGAGATAGGTCGCAAAGCAATTACCCAAAACTTTGCTGATATCGAGGCAATGGGAGCGCGACCAGTAGCAGCTCTTTTAGCGATTTCAGCACCGGCGTACACTCGCCTTAATTTTGTATCTGAGCTTGCCCGCGGCATTTCTTCTCGCGTAAAAGACTATTCCGCAGAGCTTGTGGGGGGAGATATCACCGACGGTGAAGCTATCGTGATTGCAGTGACTGCTGTGGGACAACTAGGAGGATCACTCCCAGAGCTTTCCCTCGACCGTGCACGGCCAGGACACACACTCATCGCATCGGGCGGGATCGGCGAGTCTGCTGCCGGATACGCGCTTCTTAAACGCTTTGGACGCACAAACATTCCGGAAAAATTCCTGCCACTGGTAACCGCTCACTGCGCGACCATTGTTCCGGAAGGTCGCGGCTTTGTGGCTCGTTCAGCAGGAGTGAGCTCCTTGACTGACAACTCAGATGGACTCATCGTGGATTTAAGAAACATGGCTAGGAAATCCGGTGTGTCCATGGACCTGGACCCGGAGGCGATTGCACCAACGCCGTTGATGCTTGAAGCCGCAGAGCTTCTCGACGCAGACCCTTGGCAATGGGTCCTAGGAGGAGGCGAAGACCACACCCTTATGGGCACCACTGCTGGTGCTCCGCCTACAGGGTTCCGGGCGATAGGGTCCGTAGGAAGAAGACTTTTCCATGTAGGACACGACCACGGTCAGGTGCTCGTCGGCGGAAAGTCTCCCGCTTATGACGACGGCTGGGTTAGTTTTTAA
- a CDS encoding DUF3515 domain-containing protein, which produces MQNEASFKRGPIALALALAIVLVVGVLGGAKLVYEQVAHRPVAMTSANSPEAESPECASLLDKLPNKVLGHQRAELADPAPAGAAAWQSDSTHRVTLRCGVNLPLQYTQLSELSRVDETSWLEVRDTTPGSTFRTWYAVDRFPIVALTADDAGLGKAASPVAELSTAVASLQRKETQPHPLPLQSLREDANPHKNAHSSRCTELISDLPEHIGESPQYSRRSVSGLPDGSAVWSVQGYEPIMVRCGVAFPSAYEAGAQIQQIDSVAWFEDTTLGNGTTASTWYALGREIVVAVSVPQNSGNAALVEMTKIIEKHTAESPVVR; this is translated from the coding sequence ATGCAGAATGAAGCTTCTTTCAAACGAGGGCCCATCGCACTCGCGTTGGCATTAGCCATTGTATTGGTCGTGGGGGTACTTGGAGGAGCAAAACTAGTTTACGAGCAGGTAGCTCACCGACCCGTAGCAATGACCTCTGCGAATTCCCCTGAGGCCGAAAGCCCTGAATGCGCGTCTCTTCTGGATAAGCTTCCTAACAAAGTTTTGGGGCATCAACGTGCCGAGCTCGCTGATCCCGCGCCCGCTGGTGCCGCAGCATGGCAATCAGACTCCACTCACCGAGTGACGTTGCGGTGCGGGGTCAACCTTCCGCTTCAGTACACACAGCTTTCAGAGCTTTCGCGTGTCGACGAAACATCGTGGCTGGAAGTCAGAGATACCACGCCTGGATCCACGTTTCGCACATGGTACGCGGTAGATCGTTTCCCCATAGTCGCGCTCACAGCAGATGACGCTGGCCTGGGAAAAGCAGCTTCTCCTGTCGCAGAGCTCTCTACGGCAGTTGCTTCTTTACAGAGGAAAGAGACGCAACCGCATCCGCTCCCGCTTCAGTCTTTGCGGGAAGATGCTAATCCTCACAAAAACGCTCACTCGAGTCGTTGTACGGAGTTAATTTCCGATTTGCCGGAACATATTGGGGAATCTCCGCAATATTCTCGCCGTAGTGTCTCAGGGCTTCCGGACGGCTCAGCTGTCTGGAGCGTACAGGGTTATGAACCAATTATGGTGCGCTGCGGCGTTGCCTTCCCCTCCGCATATGAGGCTGGAGCACAAATCCAACAAATAGATTCCGTAGCGTGGTTTGAAGACACGACTTTAGGAAACGGAACCACGGCATCAACATGGTACGCACTCGGCCGTGAGATTGTTGTAGCAGTCAGCGTTCCACAGAACTCTGGCAATGCAGCACTCGTGGAAATGACAAAAATCATAGAAAAACACACGGCAGAGTCGCCTGTCGTACGGTAG